The Actinomyces sp. oral taxon 414 genome has a segment encoding these proteins:
- a CDS encoding DUF6541 family protein translates to MLTYVVFAGLCVLATVILFLPGACVLSVFRARPLALLGASPVLTVFMVTAATVLFERAGVAWNRGTASAALVLIMAVLLPVEVLRRRRRGCAGTGVRSEGEPSDEKTPEGESSPRGESLGTVLRRLAIATAPAALLQGGLVLRIMGRTDAILQNHDVMFHLNLIEEIGATGDASVLTSSWAISGSAFYPSTFHALAALLLGPTDVPTAFNAELLCIGAVLLPASLVLLTRAIGLRWWTCSLAGLLGITTMWMPGFTFFYNGQAPAGLAAALIPGALTVLFDAARTVRPRTLILLGGALSIGLTAAHPGGGQWLVVTACALGAIRAFARLAMGVGGRTCAAMRRSLSTALLCLLPLVVICTIPQLQRMADFKRVRPHPQQSLTEILLLAPQEGPPLLYAPLILLAVIGVVHLLRRRHWALPVVWACAAGLTALAFFPVPPLSAFTGGWWADPSRFLSVLVLVVGVLAAVGCQALVERIAGEGRRWRAAAAVLVPALATILAAASVAFNDVWVRHGYDEASLAYSPWVSDEEQDLLEGDMRYLFDGAVVFGAPNTGAGLIPVLTDGQSMNRTIIIDNSNRPEQRYLGYHFRNIATDKKVCDIIRAQSGTPLYYEDSDVDPMEIYWLYPGYYDVDTSVGFEEIARIDTAVVYRITACDEVTAGRDWKGRPPSPRARTRWR, encoded by the coding sequence TTGTTAACGTATGTCGTATTCGCGGGGCTGTGCGTCCTCGCCACTGTAATCCTCTTCCTGCCCGGGGCATGTGTCCTGTCCGTCTTCCGCGCCCGACCGCTCGCCCTGCTCGGCGCCTCGCCGGTGCTCACCGTCTTCATGGTCACGGCGGCGACGGTCCTCTTCGAACGCGCGGGGGTCGCGTGGAACCGGGGGACGGCGTCGGCCGCGCTCGTTCTCATCATGGCGGTCCTCCTCCCCGTCGAGGTGCTCCGACGGCGTCGTCGGGGCTGTGCCGGCACCGGGGTCCGGTCCGAGGGGGAGCCCTCCGACGAGAAGACCCCCGAGGGGGAGTCCTCCCCCCGCGGGGAGTCATTGGGAACCGTCCTGCGCCGCCTCGCCATTGCGACCGCCCCGGCGGCCCTCCTGCAGGGAGGCCTCGTCCTGCGCATCATGGGGCGGACGGACGCGATCTTGCAGAATCACGACGTCATGTTCCATCTCAATCTGATTGAGGAGATCGGAGCCACCGGCGACGCCTCGGTGCTGACCTCCTCCTGGGCGATCAGCGGAAGCGCGTTCTACCCCTCGACCTTCCACGCCCTCGCGGCGCTGCTCCTCGGTCCTACGGATGTGCCCACAGCCTTCAATGCCGAACTGCTGTGCATCGGCGCGGTGCTTCTTCCCGCCTCGCTCGTGCTCCTGACCAGGGCGATCGGTCTGCGCTGGTGGACCTGCTCCCTCGCCGGGCTGCTGGGGATCACCACGATGTGGATGCCGGGATTCACGTTCTTCTATAACGGTCAGGCCCCCGCCGGGCTGGCCGCCGCACTCATCCCAGGCGCCCTGACGGTGCTGTTCGACGCGGCGCGCACGGTCCGGCCGCGCACCCTGATTCTTCTCGGCGGCGCCCTGTCCATCGGCCTGACGGCGGCGCATCCGGGCGGTGGGCAGTGGCTGGTCGTGACCGCCTGCGCGCTGGGGGCGATCCGGGCGTTCGCCCGGCTTGCGATGGGAGTCGGCGGGCGCACCTGTGCCGCTATGCGGCGCTCCTTGAGTACGGCGCTGCTCTGCCTGCTCCCCCTCGTCGTGATCTGCACGATACCGCAGCTGCAGCGCATGGCCGACTTCAAGCGCGTCCGGCCCCATCCGCAGCAGTCCCTGACGGAGATTCTGCTGCTGGCCCCGCAGGAGGGGCCGCCTCTCCTCTATGCGCCCCTCATCCTTCTGGCCGTGATCGGCGTCGTCCATCTTCTGCGCAGAAGGCACTGGGCCCTGCCCGTGGTCTGGGCCTGCGCGGCCGGGTTGACGGCGCTCGCCTTCTTCCCGGTGCCGCCGCTGTCCGCGTTCACCGGCGGATGGTGGGCGGATCCCAGCAGGTTCCTGTCGGTTCTCGTTCTCGTGGTCGGCGTCCTCGCCGCCGTCGGATGCCAGGCGCTCGTCGAGCGCATCGCCGGGGAGGGACGGCGGTGGCGCGCGGCGGCTGCGGTCCTGGTGCCAGCGCTCGCCACCATCCTCGCCGCCGCCTCGGTCGCCTTCAACGACGTCTGGGTGAGGCACGGCTACGATGAGGCCTCGCTTGCGTACTCGCCCTGGGTCAGTGACGAGGAACAGGATCTGCTCGAGGGCGACATGCGATATTTGTTCGACGGAGCCGTCGTCTTCGGTGCACCCAATACCGGGGCCGGATTGATTCCGGTGCTCACCGACGGGCAGAGCATGAACCGTACGATCATCATCGACAACTCCAACAGGCCCGAGCAGCGATACCTCGGGTACCACTTCAGAAACATAGCTACCGATAAGAAGGTGTGCGACATCATTAGAGCACAGTCCGGCACGCCGCTGTACTACGAGGACTCCGACGTGGATCCCATGGAGATATATTGGCTCTACCCCGGATACTACGACGTCGACACCTCGGTCGGTTTCGAGGAGATCGCGCGGATCGACACCGCGGTCGTCTACCGCATCACCGCGTGCGATGAAGTGACCGCGGGGCGGGACTGGAAGGGACGCCCGCCGTCGCCGCGCGCACGGACCCGGTGGCGGTGA
- a CDS encoding DUF6541 family protein, giving the protein MSPLDWWRAVPATATVLILLLGPGLVIARAWGLRRWAAAGAAVPLGSAVVGLAEILAAAAGARWLPWGWAAIAALTCALALPGPLLRARRRTRALGPSAPSRPGGGADATGDVGTSRLVTGAVGAAVCALGAALIIGMGSPTTPPQAFDAVFHLAAVGAVREGGSASSLGGLSALYQGAPVYYPSVWHGMVALLPGGAVEASNAMILVVGAVAWPLGIAGLLTEALRDGPREPAPVAESVAAEADRDARAAHRAREKAVALSILLSAATAGAPVLLLTALAVWPYALSVVALPGALTLVVRARRAAAQRHGRAQAAVPAVLAVLGVALAHGTGLFNAAILLLPVAVGAVAKLLRRGGRTRLIALVCLVAAALAAAAGAWTMRGPLTTMFNYEREGGSAVGTFFQALIDLPQYGPLASHGLPVGVVLLALAVLGLRGARDERVCPWAAAALVALVLVVLVGGPQWPGRQVGFPWYLQKSRIEPVLLIPMLVLAAHGAVALLSPGGAVRPGRLRRPAAVLVSLALVAVIGRIPLQIALARSVYDAERIAFGTLTTPQELAFYASVGDVLPAGAVVVGSPSRGVTYLGLVADVELVYPTRVHPMAGSAELDLARAAPDPSPGSATCDLVKRLGAQYYVSVERSPHGLRYGNASLRWDDRLAAWSTRGMELVSWADTGRGAVALWRITACG; this is encoded by the coding sequence ATGAGCCCCCTCGACTGGTGGCGGGCCGTCCCGGCGACGGCGACCGTCCTGATCCTCTTGCTCGGCCCCGGGCTGGTCATCGCCCGGGCGTGGGGACTGCGCCGGTGGGCGGCGGCCGGCGCGGCCGTCCCCCTCGGCTCGGCCGTCGTGGGCCTGGCGGAGATCCTCGCGGCCGCGGCCGGCGCGCGCTGGCTCCCTTGGGGGTGGGCGGCCATCGCCGCCCTGACCTGCGCCCTGGCCCTGCCCGGCCCGCTGCTGCGCGCACGACGGCGCACCCGCGCCCTCGGTCCGTCCGCACCGTCGCGCCCGGGGGGAGGCGCGGACGCGACGGGAGACGTTGGGACCTCCCGGCTCGTGACCGGGGCGGTCGGCGCCGCCGTGTGCGCCCTGGGCGCGGCCCTGATCATCGGCATGGGCTCGCCGACCACCCCGCCCCAGGCCTTCGACGCCGTCTTCCACCTGGCCGCGGTCGGCGCCGTGCGCGAGGGCGGCAGCGCCTCGAGCCTGGGCGGGCTGTCCGCCCTGTACCAGGGCGCCCCCGTCTACTACCCGAGCGTGTGGCACGGCATGGTCGCCCTCCTGCCGGGCGGGGCGGTGGAGGCCTCTAATGCGATGATCCTCGTCGTCGGGGCGGTGGCGTGGCCGCTGGGCATCGCCGGGCTCCTGACCGAGGCGCTGCGCGACGGCCCGCGCGAACCGGCTCCCGTCGCTGAATCCGTCGCCGCCGAAGCGGACCGTGACGCCCGCGCCGCTCACCGAGCGCGGGAGAAGGCCGTGGCGCTGAGCATCCTGCTGTCGGCGGCCACGGCCGGCGCCCCCGTGCTTCTGCTCACCGCGCTGGCGGTATGGCCCTACGCGCTGAGCGTCGTCGCCCTGCCCGGTGCTCTCACCCTGGTCGTGCGCGCCCGCCGCGCCGCCGCGCAGCGCCACGGGCGCGCGCAGGCGGCGGTGCCGGCCGTCCTGGCGGTCCTGGGCGTCGCGCTGGCTCACGGCACCGGCCTGTTCAACGCCGCGATCCTGCTCCTGCCCGTCGCCGTCGGCGCTGTGGCTAAGCTGCTGCGCCGCGGCGGGAGGACCCGGCTGATCGCACTGGTCTGCCTCGTGGCGGCCGCCCTGGCCGCCGCCGCCGGGGCGTGGACGATGCGCGGGCCGCTGACCACCATGTTCAATTACGAGCGCGAGGGCGGCTCGGCCGTGGGCACATTCTTCCAGGCGCTCATCGATCTGCCCCAGTACGGGCCGCTGGCCTCCCACGGCCTGCCCGTGGGCGTCGTACTGCTCGCGCTGGCGGTCTTGGGCCTGCGCGGCGCTCGCGACGAGCGCGTGTGCCCGTGGGCGGCGGCCGCGCTCGTCGCGCTGGTCCTCGTCGTCCTCGTCGGCGGCCCCCAGTGGCCCGGGCGCCAGGTCGGCTTCCCGTGGTACCTGCAGAAGAGCCGCATCGAACCGGTGCTGCTCATTCCCATGCTCGTGCTGGCGGCCCACGGCGCCGTCGCACTGCTGTCGCCCGGCGGCGCCGTGCGCCCGGGGCGGCTGCGCAGACCCGCCGCGGTGCTGGTCTCGCTCGCGCTGGTGGCCGTGATCGGTCGGATCCCCCTCCAGATCGCGCTCGCCCGCAGCGTCTACGACGCCGAGCGGATCGCCTTCGGCACGCTCACGACCCCCCAGGAACTGGCCTTCTACGCCTCCGTCGGCGACGTGCTGCCCGCCGGCGCCGTCGTCGTCGGCTCGCCGTCGCGCGGCGTGACCTATCTGGGCCTGGTGGCCGACGTCGAGCTGGTCTACCCCACCCGGGTCCATCCCATGGCGGGCAGTGCGGAGCTGGACCTGGCGCGGGCGGCCCCGGATCCGAGCCCCGGCTCGGCCACCTGCGACCTCGTGAAACGGCTGGGCGCCCAGTACTACGTGAGCGTCGAGCGCAGCCCGCACGGCCTGCGCTATGGCAACGCCTCCCTGCGCTGGGATGATCGGCTCGCCGCCTGGTCGACGAGGGGCATGGAGCTGGTGAGCTGGGCGGACACCGGACGCGGGGCCGTGGCCCTGTGGCGCATCACTGCCTGCGGCTGA
- a CDS encoding nucleotide sugar dehydrogenase yields the protein MRIAVVALGKIGLPLAVQYAEKGHEVIGVDVNPAVVEAVNAGREPFPGEALLAERLAALNPVTGSGALRATTDYAQAVPGADAVVVVVPLFVDDDTWEPDFALMDAATTSLAEHLTPATLVSYETTLPVGTLRGRFKPMIERISGLREGADFHLVFSPERVLTGRVFADLRRYPKLVGGLDEAGTRAGIAFYESVLDFDPRPDLPRPNGVWDMGTAEAAEMAKLAETTYRDVNIGLANQFAVYADRAGFDIERIIEACNSQPYSHIHRPGIAVGGHCIPVYPRLYLSTDPDASVVRTARAFNATMPAYAVGRAERVLGSLTGLRAVVLGASYRGGVKETAFSGVFPTVEALRAAGAEALVHDPMYADDELAAFGWTPYHLGEQVDLAIVQADHPDYRGLTPADLPGVRLLLDGRRATDPARWAGVPRLTIGGGE from the coding sequence ATGCGCATCGCCGTCGTCGCCCTGGGCAAGATCGGCCTGCCCCTGGCCGTCCAGTACGCCGAGAAGGGCCACGAGGTCATCGGCGTCGACGTCAACCCCGCCGTCGTCGAGGCCGTCAACGCGGGCCGCGAGCCCTTCCCCGGCGAGGCCCTCCTGGCCGAGAGGCTCGCCGCGCTCAACCCCGTCACCGGCAGCGGCGCCCTGCGCGCCACCACCGACTACGCCCAGGCCGTCCCCGGCGCCGACGCCGTCGTCGTGGTAGTGCCGCTGTTCGTCGATGACGACACCTGGGAGCCGGACTTCGCCCTCATGGACGCCGCCACGACCTCCCTGGCCGAGCACCTGACCCCGGCCACCCTCGTCTCCTACGAGACCACCCTGCCCGTGGGCACCCTGCGCGGCCGCTTCAAGCCCATGATCGAACGGATCAGCGGCTTGAGGGAGGGCGCCGACTTCCACCTGGTCTTCAGCCCCGAGCGGGTCCTGACCGGCCGTGTCTTCGCCGACCTGCGCCGCTACCCCAAACTCGTGGGCGGGCTGGACGAGGCCGGCACCCGGGCCGGCATCGCCTTCTACGAGTCCGTCCTCGACTTCGACCCCCGCCCCGACCTGCCCCGGCCCAACGGAGTGTGGGACATGGGCACCGCCGAGGCCGCCGAGATGGCCAAGCTCGCCGAGACCACCTACCGCGACGTCAATATCGGCCTGGCCAACCAGTTCGCCGTCTACGCCGACAGGGCCGGCTTCGATATCGAGCGCATCATTGAGGCCTGCAACTCCCAGCCCTACTCCCACATCCACCGCCCCGGCATCGCGGTGGGCGGCCACTGCATCCCCGTCTACCCGCGCCTGTACCTGTCCACCGACCCCGACGCCTCGGTGGTGCGCACCGCCCGCGCCTTCAACGCCACTATGCCCGCCTACGCGGTGGGCCGCGCCGAACGGGTCCTCGGCTCGCTGACGGGCCTGCGCGCCGTGGTGCTGGGCGCCTCCTACCGCGGGGGCGTCAAGGAGACCGCCTTCTCCGGCGTCTTCCCCACCGTCGAGGCCTTGCGCGCGGCCGGCGCCGAGGCGCTCGTCCACGACCCCATGTACGCCGACGACGAGCTGGCCGCCTTCGGCTGGACCCCCTACCACCTGGGGGAGCAGGTCGACCTCGCCATCGTCCAGGCCGATCACCCCGACTACCGCGGCCTGACCCCCGCCGACCTGCCCGGCGTGCGCCTCCTGCTGGACGGGCGCCGCGCCACCGACCCCGCCAGGTGGGCGGGCGTCCCCCGCCTGACCATTGGCGGGGGCGAGTGA
- a CDS encoding DUF6541 family protein produces MAAIVEWAQFLPLVLSLVALIYAPGYSLATIFNAGPFVVRVVAAPAWTFAFVGLTSMLMHRFGVIWSRYSYATVLLVLAVIASARRAMTWRSRPRGMERVWRRTREVLPKALGVLGAWLVTIMPVIATMGPRFVMQGPDAPYHYNQIWLMARTGNADPLSANEGLLGLSDGRSYYPNVWHSLGALIDFHSQYALVAGNTLLLMAPLVWISGIAVLCQQLFPENPRSWLWAIAATFLLPAFPLRLELIAGVWPYVMGIAAVPGVMAWLLVIARDRRVSWKKWLERGLIGIIPLTGLAMAHPAAVGVVFWAAAVLAVWFPAQWAASAHAHGETRKTWLFAAAGVAICLAVISFLVAPGPQQSQFGRYPERGWEYLGHKLVVMATLRLKGTDLNHPIVLVYAAVVVLSIIGLSLAWRSLRTRWLCPLWLGFMGALLGSLVSIPVLTNVASLHYANSYRVVGTCTIVVAPLLVLAMSHLATLMARRLRLSPRTITFASVAAIVSLAAVLTWPIERDDLQSGVWPKEWDEPRYSFDEAELAMIVRLRHKVPPERLVLGDPAAGTAFLPAVSDIKVAWYYMGWSFSDPDGDYLARHFFDIRTDPRVCQLVRKHHIHYFYADRDTMFNGAYNSELRPGLYDVDVSDGFTPVDRGGSAAVYRIDLCWTPDEQ; encoded by the coding sequence ATGGCCGCGATCGTGGAATGGGCGCAGTTCCTCCCACTGGTGCTCTCGCTGGTGGCCTTGATCTACGCGCCCGGCTATTCGCTTGCGACCATCTTCAACGCGGGCCCCTTCGTGGTGCGGGTGGTCGCCGCACCGGCCTGGACCTTCGCCTTCGTGGGGCTCACCAGCATGCTCATGCACCGGTTCGGGGTGATCTGGAGCAGATACAGCTACGCCACGGTCCTCCTGGTGCTGGCCGTTATCGCGTCAGCGCGTCGGGCGATGACATGGCGTTCGCGTCCCAGAGGGATGGAGCGCGTTTGGCGGCGCACCAGGGAGGTGCTTCCCAAGGCCCTGGGCGTGCTGGGGGCCTGGTTGGTGACCATTATGCCGGTCATCGCGACGATGGGGCCGCGCTTTGTCATGCAGGGTCCCGACGCCCCCTACCACTACAACCAGATCTGGCTCATGGCGCGCACCGGCAATGCGGACCCGCTGTCGGCCAATGAGGGACTACTCGGCCTCAGCGACGGGCGCTCCTACTACCCCAATGTCTGGCACTCTCTGGGAGCGCTCATCGACTTCCACTCCCAGTACGCCCTGGTGGCGGGCAACACCCTGCTCCTGATGGCTCCGCTGGTGTGGATCAGCGGTATCGCGGTCCTGTGCCAACAATTGTTCCCCGAGAACCCCAGGTCCTGGCTCTGGGCGATCGCCGCCACCTTCCTGCTGCCCGCCTTCCCCCTGAGGCTGGAGCTCATCGCCGGAGTGTGGCCCTACGTCATGGGTATAGCCGCCGTCCCGGGGGTCATGGCATGGCTGCTGGTGATCGCCCGCGACCGGCGCGTGTCCTGGAAGAAATGGTTGGAGAGGGGCCTTATTGGGATCATTCCCCTCACCGGCCTGGCAATGGCCCACCCGGCCGCCGTCGGTGTGGTGTTCTGGGCCGCTGCCGTTCTGGCCGTCTGGTTCCCCGCGCAGTGGGCGGCCTCGGCGCACGCCCACGGGGAGACGCGGAAGACCTGGCTCTTCGCCGCAGCCGGCGTCGCCATCTGCCTGGCGGTGATCTCCTTCCTCGTCGCCCCGGGGCCGCAGCAATCGCAGTTCGGCCGCTACCCCGAACGGGGGTGGGAGTACCTGGGCCACAAACTCGTGGTCATGGCGACGCTGCGCCTCAAGGGCACCGACCTCAATCACCCGATCGTGCTCGTCTACGCCGCGGTCGTCGTGCTCAGCATTATCGGTCTGTCACTGGCGTGGAGAAGCCTCAGGACCCGGTGGCTGTGCCCGCTGTGGCTGGGATTCATGGGCGCGCTGCTCGGAAGCCTCGTCTCCATCCCCGTCCTGACCAATGTGGCCAGCCTCCATTATGCGAACTCCTATCGAGTCGTCGGCACCTGCACGATTGTCGTCGCGCCCCTGCTGGTGCTGGCGATGTCCCATCTGGCCACGCTCATGGCCAGGCGCCTCAGACTCTCCCCGCGGACGATCACATTCGCATCCGTCGCCGCAATCGTCTCATTGGCCGCGGTGCTGACGTGGCCGATCGAGCGCGATGACCTCCAGAGCGGCGTCTGGCCCAAGGAGTGGGACGAACCGAGATACAGCTTCGACGAAGCCGAGTTGGCCATGATCGTCCGGCTCAGGCACAAGGTCCCGCCCGAGCGGCTGGTCCTGGGGGACCCGGCAGCGGGGACCGCCTTCCTGCCTGCCGTGTCGGACATCAAGGTGGCCTGGTACTACATGGGCTGGTCCTTCTCCGACCCCGATGGTGACTACCTCGCGAGGCACTTCTTCGACATCCGCACCGACCCGCGGGTGTGCCAGCTCGTACGAAAGCACCACATCCATTATTTCTACGCCGACCGCGACACCATGTTCAACGGGGCCTACAATTCCGAACTGCGCCCGGGCCTGTACGATGTGGACGTTTCCGACGGCTTCACGCCGGTGGACCGAGGCGGTTCGGCGGCCGTCTACCGGATCGACCTGTGCTGGACTCCCGACGAGCAGTGA
- a CDS encoding glycosyltransferase, with amino-acid sequence MPESNGGPARKPRAVMVSRLFRPEPAAASLALGAIADGLVDAGFDVTVLTSRAPREFKVRDEAGLTVRRAPVLRDKAGYVRGYAQYMSFDIPLFFRLLLVARPDLVICEPPPTTGAVVRAVCALRRLPYAYRAADLWSEAVRETGAPPIVAKVLTRLENWVLNGASTLMTVHEGMEERLSARGISTRTRRLGFGIDTDVFRPDGRRVETGGPLFVYAGTASEVHGAEIFVEAFKTVLEHEPGAQLVFIGQGESFATIREQAETLPDGAVKVLGRKSPEQTAIWLRSAVATLASVKPGPYGFAFPTKAFASAACGTPVIYAGASRAGEKVVREGLGTAVAYDVDALAAAMIDAVGAARADAAAAAASALKGGSATATRRAADLRTWALEHVSARSLGRVAATIATEILSTSRPRR; translated from the coding sequence ATGCCCGAGAGCAACGGCGGGCCTGCCCGCAAGCCCCGTGCCGTCATGGTCAGCCGGTTGTTCCGGCCCGAGCCCGCTGCCGCCTCCCTCGCCCTGGGGGCGATCGCCGACGGCCTGGTGGACGCGGGCTTCGACGTCACCGTGCTGACCAGCCGTGCGCCCCGGGAGTTCAAGGTCCGCGACGAGGCGGGCCTGACGGTGCGACGCGCCCCCGTGCTGCGCGACAAGGCCGGTTACGTGCGCGGCTATGCGCAGTACATGTCCTTCGACATCCCGCTGTTCTTCCGCCTGCTCCTGGTCGCCCGGCCCGACCTGGTCATCTGCGAGCCCCCGCCGACGACGGGAGCCGTCGTGCGCGCCGTGTGCGCCCTGCGCCGTCTGCCGTACGCCTACCGGGCCGCGGACCTGTGGTCGGAGGCCGTCAGGGAGACCGGCGCGCCGCCCATCGTCGCCAAGGTCCTCACCCGCTTGGAGAACTGGGTGCTCAACGGCGCCTCGACCCTCATGACGGTCCACGAGGGGATGGAGGAGCGACTGTCCGCGCGCGGGATCAGCACCCGCACCCGCAGGCTCGGCTTCGGTATTGACACCGATGTGTTCCGACCCGACGGGCGGCGCGTGGAGACGGGCGGCCCCTTGTTCGTCTATGCCGGAACCGCCTCCGAGGTGCACGGGGCGGAGATCTTCGTCGAGGCCTTCAAGACCGTGCTCGAGCACGAGCCCGGCGCGCAGCTGGTCTTCATCGGCCAGGGTGAGTCCTTCGCCACCATCAGGGAGCAGGCCGAGACGCTTCCCGACGGCGCCGTCAAGGTCCTGGGGCGCAAGTCGCCTGAGCAGACCGCGATCTGGTTGCGCTCGGCGGTGGCCACCCTGGCCAGCGTCAAACCCGGGCCCTACGGCTTCGCCTTCCCGACCAAGGCCTTCGCCTCGGCCGCCTGCGGCACACCCGTCATCTACGCCGGTGCGAGCCGGGCCGGTGAGAAGGTGGTCCGCGAGGGGCTGGGGACCGCGGTCGCCTACGACGTCGACGCCCTGGCCGCGGCCATGATCGACGCCGTCGGAGCCGCGAGGGCCGACGCGGCGGCCGCAGCCGCCTCTGCTCTCAAGGGAGGGAGTGCGACGGCGACCCGCCGGGCCGCCGACCTGCGGACCTGGGCGCTTGAGCACGTCTCGGCCCGATCGCTCGGGCGCGTGGCCGCGACCATCGCCACGGAGATCCTGTCGACGAGCAGGCCGCGCCGCTGA
- a CDS encoding glycosyltransferase: MSASSMVGGSVAAGGNDTARLMIFHAPFPLQPDRVAASMLRPVAMRRAFTSLGYRVMEVTGYAAQRRRAMSRVHAAIAAGARPEFVYGENATIPNALTEPRHLPPHPLLDLVFFRDCQRAGAPVGIFYRDVYWRFPRFREGINPVLEAGLQSAYRAELLAYRRLGIHLFLPSLAMSRHLPLVPAERMSALPPGAPVVMQSPHGSPAAGSEQSRGPGGHDGLELLFVGVLQDNYRLDACLEAVRDTPGARVTLCVRQETWEESRDHYAPLLPPGRAQVVHRSGDELHPLYERADLGVLFAEPNPYWDFAVPYKLYEYLAHGLPVIAVRGTQTGRLVEEMGIGWVLEYDAGALARLLRHLRGAPEEVEAVRRRMREVLPDQTWQARARQVAIELTGPTGGAVPQPAREGV, from the coding sequence GTGAGCGCGAGCAGCATGGTTGGTGGAAGTGTCGCCGCAGGTGGCAACGACACCGCCAGGCTCATGATCTTTCACGCGCCCTTCCCTCTTCAACCGGATCGGGTTGCCGCCTCGATGCTGCGCCCGGTCGCCATGCGTCGGGCTTTCACCTCCCTCGGCTACCGGGTCATGGAGGTGACGGGTTATGCCGCGCAGCGACGTCGGGCCATGAGCCGGGTGCACGCCGCAATCGCTGCAGGAGCCAGGCCCGAGTTCGTCTACGGAGAGAATGCGACGATCCCCAACGCCCTGACCGAGCCGCGTCACCTGCCGCCACACCCGCTCCTCGATCTGGTCTTCTTCCGCGATTGTCAACGCGCCGGGGCCCCAGTGGGGATCTTCTACCGGGATGTCTACTGGCGCTTCCCCCGTTTCCGGGAGGGCATCAACCCCGTCCTGGAGGCGGGGCTTCAGAGCGCTTACCGCGCCGAGCTCCTCGCCTACCGCCGCCTGGGAATCCACCTCTTCCTTCCCAGTCTTGCCATGAGCCGCCACCTGCCCCTCGTGCCCGCGGAACGGATGAGCGCGCTCCCGCCCGGGGCCCCCGTGGTGATGCAGTCGCCCCACGGCTCGCCCGCCGCCGGCTCCGAGCAGTCCCGCGGTCCCGGGGGCCATGACGGCCTCGAGCTGCTCTTCGTCGGTGTTTTGCAGGACAACTACCGCCTCGACGCCTGCCTGGAGGCCGTGCGCGACACCCCCGGCGCCCGGGTCACGCTGTGCGTGCGCCAGGAGACCTGGGAGGAGAGCCGCGACCACTACGCTCCGCTCCTGCCCCCTGGAAGGGCACAGGTCGTCCACCGCTCCGGGGATGAGTTGCACCCGCTCTACGAGCGCGCCGATCTCGGGGTGCTCTTCGCCGAGCCGAATCCCTACTGGGACTTCGCCGTCCCCTACAAGCTCTACGAGTACCTCGCCCACGGGCTGCCCGTCATCGCCGTGCGCGGAACCCAGACGGGCCGGCTCGTCGAGGAGATGGGGATCGGGTGGGTCCTGGAGTACGACGCCGGCGCCCTGGCCCGCCTGCTGCGCCACCTGCGCGGGGCCCCCGAGGAGGTCGAGGCGGTGCGCCGTCGCATGCGTGAGGTGCTGCCCGACCAGACCTGGCAGGCCAGGGCCCGTCAGGTGGCGATCGAGCTCACCGGACCGACAGGAGGCGCAGTGCCGCAACCAGCCCGCGAAGGAGTGTGA